One segment of Gemmatimonadota bacterium DNA contains the following:
- a CDS encoding M48 family metallopeptidase — protein sequence MPDRKILTDIASQTWEHPADRAALNTLRSIPAFDEVIRKIASFFGERGLRQLFLANAVRVGPTQRPTLDRLLTEVLATFDYPERPQLYVTQSPVINAAAIGFDKPFIVINSAVIELLTEDEQRVIIAHEVAHIVSGHVLYRTVALIIMTVGLSSLPMVAAAVLFPIQMALFEWYRKSELSSDRGALVVVQDARTVMMTFLKLAGGPAHGDPIDLDAFIAQAKEYETQGDVVDRVWQIINTVFRDHPFHTVRAGELQRWIESGAYDKVMAGEYARRSDAKPADEVRHDVNEAAQYYGDQARAAVGKLGDVLDRAKDAFDDAFKGGRR from the coding sequence ATGCCCGACCGCAAAATCCTGACTGACATCGCCTCGCAAACGTGGGAGCACCCGGCCGACCGCGCCGCGCTGAACACGCTGCGTTCCATTCCCGCGTTCGACGAAGTCATCCGCAAGATTGCGTCGTTCTTTGGGGAACGTGGACTGCGCCAGCTCTTTCTGGCCAATGCGGTGCGCGTGGGGCCCACACAGCGCCCCACGCTCGACCGCTTGCTCACCGAAGTGCTCGCCACTTTCGACTACCCCGAACGGCCGCAGCTGTACGTCACGCAGTCGCCGGTCATCAATGCTGCGGCGATTGGTTTTGACAAACCGTTCATCGTCATCAACTCGGCGGTGATTGAACTGCTGACAGAAGACGAGCAGCGGGTGATCATCGCACACGAAGTGGCGCACATCGTGAGCGGACATGTGCTCTACCGCACGGTGGCGCTGATCATCATGACGGTCGGCCTGTCCTCGCTACCGATGGTGGCCGCGGCCGTGCTCTTCCCCATTCAGATGGCGCTCTTTGAATGGTACCGAAAGAGCGAACTGAGCTCGGATCGCGGCGCACTGGTCGTGGTGCAAGACGCGCGGACCGTGATGATGACGTTCCTGAAATTGGCGGGCGGCCCCGCGCACGGCGATCCAATTGACCTCGACGCCTTTATTGCGCAGGCCAAGGAATACGAAACGCAGGGCGATGTGGTGGACCGCGTCTGGCAGATTATCAACACCGTCTTCCGCGATCACCCGTTCCACACGGTGCGCGCCGGTGAGTTGCAGCGCTGGATTGAGTCGGGCGCGTACGATAAAGTCATGGCCGGCGAGTACGCGCGCCGCAGTGACGCCAAGCCCGCCGACGAAGTGCGGCACGATGTGAACGAAGCGGCGCAGTATTACGGCGACCAAGCACGCGCCGCCGTCGGCAAACTCGGCGACGTGTTGGACCGTGCCAAAGATGCCTTTGACGACGCCTTCAAGGGCGGTCGTCGATGA
- the glmS gene encoding glutamine--fructose-6-phosphate transaminase (isomerizing), with protein MCGIIGYIGPKDAVPYLIEGLRRMEYRGYDSAGVAVWTGDALEVRRAAGKIAKLEAALVASPLSGTVGIGHTRWATHGPPTERNAHPHLSADGTIAVVHNGIIENSTALKAALQDLGYEFRSDTDTEVIAHLVQELFDGSLEEAVINALRKIEGTYGLAVVSSKDRDKIVAARKGSPLLIGVGEGETFLASDPSAILAHTRQVVYLNDGDVAVIERDKYKVIDIDAMPQPRTVDRINWDLAAIERGGYAHFMLKEIFEQPTTIENTMRGRLILEDGTAKLGGINLSHEQLLNIDNIIITACGTSWHSALIGEMMIEELARIPVEVEYASEFRYKNPIVTERTLCIVMSQSGETADTLAAMREAKRRGARTLGLVNVVGSTIAREDDGGVYLHAGPEIGVASTKAFTSQVVALALFTLKLARKRELSVARGREFAQALAALPGQIKTVLDTASVIEEIAEEFKRASNFLYLGRGFNFPAALEGALKLKEISYIHAEGYPAAEMKHGPIALIDEMMPVVFIAPHDAVFDKVVSNVQEVKARKGKTIVITSRDEPSLKGLVDYEIRIPETVDMLMPILASVPLQLLAYYIAVKRGSNVDQPRNLAKSVTVE; from the coding sequence ATGTGCGGTATCATCGGTTACATCGGTCCCAAGGACGCCGTTCCCTATTTGATTGAGGGACTTCGGCGCATGGAGTACCGTGGCTATGACTCCGCGGGCGTCGCCGTTTGGACGGGCGATGCGCTCGAGGTACGACGCGCCGCCGGAAAGATTGCCAAGCTCGAGGCCGCGCTGGTGGCGTCGCCGCTGAGCGGCACCGTGGGCATCGGGCACACCCGCTGGGCCACGCACGGTCCGCCGACCGAACGCAACGCGCATCCGCATCTCTCGGCGGACGGCACGATTGCCGTTGTCCATAACGGCATTATCGAAAACTCCACCGCACTCAAGGCCGCCTTGCAGGACCTCGGCTACGAGTTCCGCAGCGACACCGACACCGAAGTCATCGCGCACCTCGTGCAGGAGCTGTTCGACGGCTCGCTCGAGGAAGCGGTCATCAACGCGCTGCGCAAAATCGAAGGCACGTACGGGCTCGCGGTGGTCTCGAGCAAAGATCGCGACAAAATCGTCGCGGCGCGGAAAGGCAGTCCGCTGCTCATCGGCGTCGGAGAAGGGGAAACCTTCCTCGCCTCCGATCCCTCGGCCATTCTCGCACACACGCGCCAGGTTGTGTACCTGAACGACGGCGATGTGGCGGTGATTGAGCGCGATAAGTACAAAGTGATTGACATCGATGCCATGCCGCAGCCGCGGACCGTGGATCGCATCAACTGGGATCTCGCGGCCATCGAGCGCGGTGGCTACGCACACTTCATGCTCAAGGAAATCTTTGAGCAGCCCACCACCATCGAAAATACGATGCGTGGCCGTTTGATCCTCGAAGATGGCACGGCCAAGCTCGGCGGCATCAATCTCTCGCACGAACAGCTGCTGAATATTGACAACATCATCATCACCGCTTGCGGCACCAGCTGGCACTCGGCGTTGATTGGCGAAATGATGATTGAAGAGCTGGCGCGCATTCCGGTGGAAGTGGAGTACGCGTCGGAGTTCCGCTACAAAAATCCGATCGTCACCGAGCGCACGCTCTGCATTGTCATGTCGCAGTCCGGCGAGACGGCCGATACGCTGGCCGCGATGCGCGAGGCCAAGCGTCGCGGTGCGCGCACGCTCGGACTCGTGAACGTGGTGGGTTCCACGATTGCGCGCGAAGACGACGGCGGCGTGTACCTCCACGCGGGCCCTGAGATCGGCGTGGCCAGCACCAAGGCGTTCACGAGCCAGGTGGTGGCGCTCGCGCTCTTCACGCTCAAGCTGGCGCGCAAGCGCGAGCTCTCTGTGGCGCGAGGGCGCGAGTTTGCGCAGGCGCTGGCCGCACTGCCGGGGCAGATCAAGACGGTGCTCGATACCGCGTCGGTGATCGAGGAGATTGCCGAAGAGTTCAAGCGCGCATCGAATTTTCTGTACCTCGGCCGCGGCTTCAATTTTCCGGCAGCGCTCGAAGGCGCGCTCAAGCTCAAGGAAATCTCGTACATCCACGCCGAGGGCTATCCCGCGGCGGAGATGAAGCACGGGCCGATCGCGCTCATCGACGAGATGATGCCGGTGGTGTTCATCGCCCCGCACGACGCGGTGTTCGACAAAGTCGTGTCGAACGTGCAGGAAGTAAAAGCACGCAAGGGCAAGACGATTGTCATTACGTCGCGCGATGAACCGTCAC
- the glmM gene encoding phosphoglucosamine mutase — MTDPRLMISVSGIRGRVGHGLSPEVVARYAAAFGAWAVAQGGSRAVVLGRDSRVSGPLFHTIARAALESVGADVIDLGLTTTPTIQMGVEHHHAAGGLGITASHNPIEWNALKFIGASGLFLSATEGAQMRALVESGVPYVEWNQLGKTTFDGDAIKRHLDAILKLPFINVQAIRARGFRVAYDACRGAGGAVIPHLLELLGCEVHEINIETDGRFPRPPEPIPENLGDLEKLVQQTGAQVGFATDPDVDRLALVSDAGTAIGEDYTLALACRVVLRHRKGSVVTNLSTSRVVDDAAADHGQRVIRAPVGEVNVALRMKAEHAVIGGEGNGGVILPELHLGRDAPLGVALVLQLMLEDPRPISKIVSDSPRYAILKEKLDRPNAPLDTVYAALRAAFPDAEADTQDGLRLGWPDRWVHVRPSGTEPIVRVIAEAPTREAAAQLVERGRQLLGQLA, encoded by the coding sequence ATGACAGACCCTCGACTGATGATCTCCGTGTCCGGCATTCGTGGCCGCGTCGGCCACGGCCTCTCGCCGGAAGTGGTCGCACGCTACGCGGCGGCCTTTGGTGCCTGGGCGGTGGCGCAGGGCGGGTCACGCGCCGTCGTGTTGGGCCGCGACAGCCGCGTCTCCGGGCCTCTGTTCCATACCATCGCGCGCGCAGCGCTCGAATCCGTGGGCGCCGACGTCATTGACCTCGGCCTCACCACCACGCCCACCATTCAGATGGGGGTGGAGCATCACCACGCGGCGGGCGGGCTTGGCATTACCGCGAGTCACAATCCCATCGAATGGAATGCGCTCAAGTTCATCGGCGCGTCGGGGCTCTTTCTGTCGGCTACCGAAGGGGCGCAAATGCGCGCGCTCGTCGAGAGCGGCGTGCCCTACGTCGAATGGAATCAGCTCGGAAAAACAACCTTCGACGGCGACGCGATCAAGCGCCACCTCGACGCCATTCTCAAACTGCCGTTCATCAACGTGCAGGCCATTCGCGCGCGCGGATTCCGCGTGGCGTACGACGCCTGCCGCGGTGCCGGTGGCGCCGTGATTCCGCACCTGCTCGAGTTGCTCGGCTGCGAAGTACACGAAATCAACATCGAAACCGATGGCCGCTTTCCGAGGCCCCCCGAGCCGATCCCTGAAAATCTGGGCGATCTCGAAAAGCTCGTGCAGCAAACGGGCGCGCAGGTGGGCTTTGCCACCGACCCCGATGTAGACCGTTTGGCGCTCGTCTCAGACGCGGGCACGGCCATCGGCGAAGACTACACACTCGCACTCGCGTGCCGTGTCGTCCTGCGACACCGCAAGGGAAGTGTGGTCACCAATCTTTCCACCTCACGCGTGGTGGACGATGCCGCCGCCGACCACGGACAGCGTGTGATTCGCGCGCCGGTGGGTGAGGTGAACGTGGCGCTCCGAATGAAAGCAGAGCATGCGGTGATTGGCGGCGAAGGCAACGGTGGCGTGATTCTACCAGAGTTGCATCTGGGACGTGACGCACCGCTCGGCGTGGCACTTGTCTTGCAACTCATGCTCGAGGATCCGCGTCCGATTTCGAAGATTGTGTCGGACTCGCCTCGCTACGCGATTCTCAAAGAAAAGCTCGACCGCCCAAACGCACCGCTCGATACCGTGTACGCCGCATTGCGTGCGGCCTTCCCAGACGCGGAAGCGGACACGCAAGATGGACTGCGACTCGGCTGGCCAGACCGATGGGTGCATGTGCGGCCGTCGGGCACGGAACCGATTGTGCGGGTGATCGCCGAGGCGCCCACCCGAGAGGCCGCGGCGCAGTTAGTGGAACGTGGCCGACAGTTGCTAGGCCAGCTGGCGTAA
- the purD gene encoding phosphoribosylamine--glycine ligase, which translates to MKILVVGGGGREHALAWRFRHDDPHCEIIAAPGNPGIGELGRCEPIKATDVAALAALARREQVSLTIVGPEAPLEAGIVDHFRTLGLPVFGPTAAAARIETSKRFAKELMLAAGIPTASARTFTNAAEAKAEVRRLGAPVVVKASGLAAGKGVIVAETVAEAESAITMMLEGNAFGEAGHEVLVEEFMSGEEISVFALTDGTHVLPMIAAQDHKRIGERDTGPNTGGMGAYAPVSLATAAVADDTVERVFLPTLAAMRAAGCPFTGLLYAGLMLTPQGAKVVEFNCRFGDPETETLLPLLASSLLEPVRAIANGDSLAGASPLLWRGAAVTTVVAAAGYPGTVRSGDLITLPPAEEGVIVFHAGTARDAQQRLISSGGRVFAITAVADSLAEAQRRSTAHAERVQLDGRQLRRDIGWRELARSAGTS; encoded by the coding sequence ATGAAGATCTTGGTCGTCGGTGGCGGCGGGCGCGAGCACGCGCTCGCGTGGCGGTTCCGCCATGACGACCCGCATTGCGAGATTATCGCCGCCCCGGGGAATCCGGGGATCGGCGAACTCGGGCGTTGTGAACCAATCAAAGCCACCGACGTAGCCGCTCTCGCCGCACTCGCACGGCGTGAGCAGGTGTCGCTCACGATTGTCGGGCCGGAAGCGCCGCTCGAAGCGGGGATCGTCGATCATTTTCGTACGCTCGGCCTGCCTGTCTTTGGACCCACGGCGGCCGCAGCGCGAATTGAAACATCCAAGCGCTTCGCCAAAGAGTTGATGCTGGCCGCGGGCATTCCCACAGCCAGCGCCCGCACCTTCACCAACGCGGCGGAAGCCAAAGCCGAAGTGCGTCGCCTCGGCGCGCCGGTGGTGGTCAAGGCGTCTGGGCTCGCCGCTGGCAAAGGGGTGATCGTCGCCGAGACGGTGGCAGAGGCGGAGTCGGCAATCACGATGATGCTCGAGGGGAATGCGTTCGGCGAAGCCGGACACGAAGTACTCGTCGAGGAGTTCATGAGTGGCGAGGAGATTTCGGTGTTCGCGCTCACCGACGGCACGCACGTGCTGCCAATGATCGCCGCGCAGGATCACAAGCGGATTGGTGAACGCGATACCGGCCCCAACACAGGCGGCATGGGAGCATATGCCCCCGTCTCACTTGCGACGGCGGCGGTGGCGGACGACACGGTTGAGCGCGTATTCCTTCCCACACTCGCCGCGATGCGCGCCGCAGGCTGTCCGTTCACCGGTCTGCTCTACGCGGGACTGATGCTCACGCCGCAGGGCGCGAAGGTCGTTGAATTCAACTGTCGTTTTGGCGATCCTGAAACCGAGACGCTGCTTCCGCTACTGGCGTCGAGCTTGCTCGAACCCGTGCGTGCGATTGCCAATGGCGATTCGCTGGCTGGGGCGTCGCCGCTTCTCTGGCGCGGGGCGGCCGTCACGACGGTTGTGGCCGCGGCTGGCTATCCAGGTACAGTACGCTCCGGCGATCTGATCACACTCCCACCGGCCGAAGAAGGCGTGATCGTCTTTCATGCCGGTACGGCGCGCGATGCACAGCAACGGCTTATCAGTTCGGGTGGTCGCGTCTTTGCCATCACAGCTGTCGCCGACTCACTAGCCGAGGCGCAACGCCGCAGTACGGCGCACGCCGAACGTGTGCAGCTGGACGGTCGCCAACTGCGCCGCGACATTGGATGGCGCGAGCTCGCGCGCAGTGCCGGAACTTCCTGA
- a CDS encoding AMP-binding protein, which yields MTLLPLAAAAGGGSIDGLSAPQLVAAGFTLLQRSAPLVRALAGRRSALLLPSGPQFLTALAASDGRGAVLINPLAAPAEIAFQLADANVGAVFTVASLARRLAPSVTYVLLDEAPRAARIVTPDGTTDVDLGSHFGIDLSIDTDTPGRDEECAIVYTSAMAGTPLGAVLTHRNLLANARQTVEAAQMTPQGHCLAVLPFAHLFGLTVTAMAPMLSGGRVTTMAKFNPLTAVDLMRSAGITEFVGVPAVFAGLLAAIERKGGAAGFDMLRLCICGGAPLSVALQDRWFDATGVELRQGYGLTESSPVCLFNPPDRPNQRGALGEPFPGCEVTVRDHETNAPLPDGTAGEICVRGPTVFAGYLHDGDKGLQLRDGWLGSGDRGIRHADGTVTFEGLIKPMFTRNGFNVYPREIERALCELAGVRSARVYAIPEPSREHDVGVEIVGDVSEAEVRRWCESRLSVYKQPTDISIVAG from the coding sequence ATGACCCTGCTACCGCTCGCTGCCGCCGCTGGCGGCGGCTCGATTGACGGCCTCTCCGCGCCACAGCTTGTGGCCGCTGGCTTTACGCTCCTGCAACGGAGCGCCCCGCTGGTTCGCGCCCTTGCCGGCCGACGGAGCGCACTGCTACTCCCGAGCGGGCCGCAGTTCCTCACGGCACTGGCGGCGAGCGACGGGCGAGGCGCGGTGTTGATCAACCCGCTGGCCGCCCCTGCCGAAATCGCGTTTCAACTTGCCGACGCCAACGTGGGCGCGGTGTTCACGGTGGCGTCACTGGCCAGGCGGTTGGCGCCGTCGGTGACGTATGTGCTTCTCGACGAGGCGCCGCGCGCCGCGCGCATCGTAACGCCCGACGGCACCACCGACGTGGACCTCGGCTCGCATTTTGGGATCGATCTCTCCATCGACACCGACACCCCCGGCCGCGACGAAGAGTGCGCCATCGTGTACACCTCGGCGATGGCAGGCACGCCGCTCGGGGCGGTGCTGACGCATCGCAACCTGCTGGCCAATGCGCGACAAACAGTGGAAGCTGCGCAGATGACGCCGCAGGGACATTGCCTCGCGGTACTCCCCTTTGCGCATCTCTTTGGCCTGACCGTCACGGCGATGGCGCCGATGCTCTCCGGCGGGCGGGTGACGACGATGGCAAAGTTCAATCCGCTCACCGCAGTCGATCTCATGCGGTCGGCCGGGATCACCGAGTTTGTGGGTGTGCCTGCGGTGTTCGCTGGCCTGCTGGCGGCGATTGAGCGCAAAGGGGGCGCCGCGGGTTTTGACATGCTACGCCTCTGCATTTGCGGTGGCGCGCCACTTTCCGTGGCACTGCAGGATCGATGGTTTGACGCCACGGGGGTCGAACTGCGGCAGGGGTACGGACTCACGGAGTCGTCGCCCGTCTGCTTGTTCAATCCCCCGGACCGGCCGAACCAGCGCGGCGCGCTGGGGGAGCCATTCCCAGGCTGCGAAGTGACGGTGCGCGACCACGAGACCAATGCCCCACTGCCAGACGGTACGGCCGGCGAGATCTGCGTCCGTGGCCCCACGGTGTTTGCCGGCTACCTGCACGACGGTGACAAGGGCCTGCAGCTACGCGACGGCTGGCTCGGCAGCGGTGATCGTGGCATTCGTCACGCCGACGGCACGGTGACATTCGAGGGGCTCATCAAGCCGATGTTCACGCGCAACGGGTTCAACGTGTATCCGCGCGAAATCGAGCGAGCGCTCTGTGAACTCGCCGGTGTGCGGTCCGCGCGGGTGTACGCCATTCCCGAGCCGTCGCGCGAGCACGATGTGGGGGTGGAGATCGTTGGTGACGTCAGTGAAGCCGAGGTTCGGCGGTGGTGTGAGAGCCGGCTGTCGGTGTACAAACAACCCACGGACATCTCGATCGTCGCCGGTTGA
- a CDS encoding PLP-dependent transferase, producing the protein MTRAFDDDFKYRFATRAIHAGQRPDPTTGAIMPAIVQTSTYVQEGLGQNKGYEYARGKNPTREALERNVAALEGAKHGFAFSSGMGCLDSLMKLFKSGDHIVVGENVYGGTYRLMDKILTNFGLSFSFVDTRDVQKIADAIKKNTVAVLLETPTNPLMRLTDLAEAASVIKPSGALMIVDNTFASPVLQQPLALGADIVYHSTTKYLNGHSDMIGGICVLNDDDLAARIQFIANSAGAVPGPMDSWLALRGTKTLALRVRQSDANGREIAAMLAKRMGDERVFYPGLTSHAQHELAKKQMTGFGGMISVETGSKENANTVLTRVRVFSLAESLGGVESLISHPASMTHASVEPARRQQLGVTEGLVRLSCGIEDVQDLLEDLEQAFRGI; encoded by the coding sequence GTGACCCGCGCCTTCGACGACGACTTCAAGTACCGCTTCGCCACCCGCGCCATTCACGCGGGCCAGCGCCCCGATCCGACCACGGGCGCGATTATGCCAGCCATCGTCCAGACGTCTACGTACGTCCAGGAAGGGCTCGGGCAGAACAAAGGCTACGAGTATGCGCGAGGAAAGAACCCCACGCGTGAAGCGCTCGAGCGCAACGTGGCCGCTCTCGAAGGCGCCAAGCACGGCTTTGCGTTCTCGAGCGGCATGGGCTGTCTCGACTCGCTCATGAAGCTCTTCAAGTCTGGCGACCACATTGTGGTGGGTGAGAACGTCTACGGCGGCACCTACCGCCTGATGGACAAGATTCTCACGAACTTCGGCCTGAGCTTCTCGTTTGTGGACACGCGCGACGTGCAGAAGATTGCCGACGCGATCAAAAAGAACACCGTCGCCGTACTGCTCGAAACGCCGACGAATCCGCTGATGCGCCTTACCGATCTCGCAGAAGCCGCGAGCGTCATCAAGCCGAGCGGCGCGCTGATGATCGTCGACAACACCTTCGCCTCACCGGTGCTGCAGCAGCCGCTCGCACTCGGCGCAGACATTGTGTATCACTCGACGACGAAATATCTGAACGGCCACAGCGATATGATTGGCGGCATCTGCGTGCTCAACGACGACGACCTCGCCGCGCGCATTCAGTTCATTGCCAACTCCGCTGGCGCCGTGCCGGGCCCCATGGACTCGTGGCTCGCGCTCCGCGGCACCAAGACGCTCGCCCTGCGCGTCCGGCAGAGCGATGCCAACGGCCGAGAGATTGCCGCGATGCTCGCGAAGCGCATGGGCGACGAACGCGTCTTTTATCCCGGCCTCACCTCGCACGCGCAGCACGAACTGGCCAAAAAGCAGATGACTGGCTTTGGCGGCATGATCTCGGTGGAGACGGGCTCCAAGGAAAATGCCAACACGGTGCTCACGCGTGTGCGCGTGTTTAGTCTCGCGGAGTCGCTGGGTGGTGTGGAGTCGCTCATCAGCCATCCCGCCTCCATGACCCACGCCTCGGTGGAGCCAGCGCGCCGCCAGCAGCTCGGCGTCACGGAAGGGCTCGTGCGCCTGTCGTGCGGAATTGAGGACGTGCAGGACCTGCTGGAAGACTTGGAACAGGCATTTCGGGGCATCTGA